Proteins co-encoded in one Rudaeicoccus suwonensis genomic window:
- a CDS encoding NAD(P)-dependent oxidoreductase has protein sequence MSSISVIGGTGYAGSAIVAEAASRGHKVTSLSRTAPAAPVEGVIYLEGDVTDESTLANAVHGAEVVVAALAPRGALAERFRDVYRSIARLADAEGARLFVVGGYSSLRPAAGAPRFVTDLSHAPAELHHELQTVAAVITDDLPATPDSLDWVFISPAGTFGSFAPGERTGHYRVGTDVAVEPSDGGSISGADYAIGFVDLIEKADHHRAHLNLAN, from the coding sequence ATGTCCTCCATCTCCGTCATCGGCGGCACCGGATACGCCGGCTCGGCGATCGTCGCCGAAGCTGCATCCCGCGGCCACAAGGTCACCTCGCTCAGCCGCACGGCGCCGGCCGCACCCGTCGAGGGCGTCATCTATCTCGAGGGCGATGTGACCGACGAGTCGACCCTCGCCAACGCTGTGCACGGCGCGGAGGTCGTGGTCGCGGCCCTCGCCCCGCGTGGCGCGCTCGCCGAGAGATTCCGCGACGTCTACCGCTCGATCGCCCGGCTGGCAGATGCCGAAGGCGCGCGGCTGTTCGTGGTCGGCGGCTACTCCTCACTGCGCCCGGCAGCAGGAGCACCGCGGTTCGTCACCGACCTCAGCCACGCCCCCGCCGAGCTGCACCACGAACTCCAGACCGTCGCCGCCGTGATCACCGACGATCTTCCGGCGACGCCGGACTCACTGGACTGGGTCTTCATCAGCCCAGCCGGCACCTTCGGATCCTTCGCACCCGGCGAGCGCACCGGCCACTACCGCGTCGGCACCGATGTCGCGGTCGAGCCGTCGGACGGCGGCTCCATCTCGGGCGCCGACTACGCCATCGGCTTCGTCGACCTCATCGAGAAGGCCGACCACCACCGCGCTCACCTCAACCTGGCGAACTGA
- a CDS encoding alpha/beta fold hydrolase: MHYVRTGPRSGCPALLLHSAGLDLTYWDAQFAALSTERDVIAVDLPGHGRSAGAAEDIEIGRIRSVVAAFIRDLDIGQVDLIGLSVGGLIAQAVAVEHSPLVRSLSLLDTAAKFSTSAQTAMHERADRVRDAGMVAILDELFEHWFLPTTRAARPDLIDRATKTLLHDDPSAHAALWDMIANFDAADRLAEIAVPTLVLVGEHDSSSPIASARMLHDGIARAELQVLPDAAHLAPIETPRTVNNHLRAFLGSRDLDGGR; this comes from the coding sequence ATGCACTACGTACGTACTGGCCCGCGGAGCGGATGCCCTGCACTGCTCCTGCACTCAGCCGGTCTCGATCTGACCTACTGGGACGCGCAATTTGCAGCGTTGTCCACCGAACGCGACGTGATCGCGGTTGACCTACCTGGCCACGGACGCTCCGCGGGCGCCGCCGAAGACATCGAGATCGGCCGGATCAGGTCCGTCGTCGCCGCCTTCATCCGAGACCTCGACATCGGCCAAGTCGACCTGATCGGCCTGTCGGTCGGCGGATTGATCGCTCAGGCAGTGGCCGTCGAGCATTCGCCGCTCGTGCGTTCGCTCAGCCTCCTCGACACGGCAGCAAAGTTCAGCACCAGCGCGCAAACGGCCATGCACGAACGCGCAGACCGAGTCCGTGACGCCGGCATGGTCGCCATACTCGACGAACTCTTCGAGCACTGGTTCCTGCCAACGACGCGAGCGGCACGGCCGGACCTGATCGACCGCGCCACCAAAACCCTCCTGCACGACGACCCGTCGGCTCACGCGGCGCTGTGGGACATGATCGCGAACTTCGACGCAGCAGATCGCCTGGCCGAGATTGCTGTTCCGACGCTGGTGCTCGTCGGTGAGCACGACTCGAGCTCGCCGATCGCCTCGGCCAGGATGTTGCACGACGGGATCGCGAGAGCCGAGTTGCAGGTGTTGCCGGACGCGGCACATCTCGCCCCGATCGAAACGCCGCGGACGGTCAACAACCACCTCCGCGCGTTCCTCGGATCGCGCGATCTCGACGGAGGCCGCTGA
- a CDS encoding LysR family transcriptional regulator — translation MNLRQLEYFLAVVEAGGFSRAADEVHVVQSGLSTAIQQLERELGVTLLDRTTRRVRVTDAGAVLAIEARRILAAVETARDAVAAVAGGLRGVLRIGVMHSLLPVAVADSLTQLHKERPGVQLRPQTKQDGAAGLIRGVEDDELDIAFATAHTDEPRSVKLTRLSVEDMVLICPRTHRWNARRDVRLADLADEPFIDVPLGWGSRASTDRLCSARGIRRRIEIEVGDVATVVDLVRAGLGIAIVAPSSAPPLTDVAVVTLTPTPRFETFLVLPKNRPVRPAADALARLVLDRTRVADGG, via the coding sequence GTGAACCTCCGCCAATTGGAGTACTTCCTCGCCGTCGTGGAGGCGGGCGGATTCAGTCGTGCCGCCGACGAGGTCCACGTCGTGCAGTCCGGTCTCTCCACAGCCATCCAGCAGTTGGAGCGCGAGTTGGGCGTGACGCTGTTGGACCGCACCACCCGCCGGGTACGGGTCACCGACGCTGGTGCGGTCCTGGCGATCGAGGCTCGGCGCATCCTCGCCGCTGTCGAAACCGCCCGCGATGCTGTCGCCGCTGTGGCCGGCGGACTACGCGGCGTTCTGCGCATCGGCGTCATGCACTCGCTTCTCCCAGTCGCCGTCGCCGACTCACTCACTCAACTCCACAAAGAGCGCCCCGGCGTCCAACTGCGCCCGCAGACCAAGCAGGACGGTGCGGCCGGGCTGATCCGCGGCGTCGAGGACGACGAACTCGACATCGCCTTCGCCACCGCACACACCGACGAGCCGCGCTCAGTGAAACTCACCAGGCTCAGCGTCGAGGACATGGTCCTCATCTGTCCCCGCACCCACCGTTGGAACGCTCGCCGAGACGTTCGGCTGGCCGATCTGGCCGACGAGCCGTTCATCGACGTGCCTCTCGGGTGGGGCAGTCGCGCCAGTACCGATCGACTCTGCTCTGCACGGGGAATTCGACGGCGGATCGAGATAGAGGTCGGTGACGTCGCGACTGTCGTCGACCTCGTCCGAGCCGGGCTCGGCATCGCGATCGTTGCACCGAGTTCCGCTCCACCACTGACCGACGTCGCCGTGGTCACGCTGACTCCGACCCCGAGATTCGAGACATTTCTGGTGCTGCCGAAGAACCGGCCGGTCCGCCCGGCCGCGGACGCCCTTGCACGCCTCGTCCTCGACCGCACTCGTGTCGCCGACGGCGGCTGA
- a CDS encoding TetR/AcrR family transcriptional regulator, whose amino-acid sequence MSDGDKPREALRADAARNVGLIREAALGAFRGRGLDTPLAQIAAAAGVSKATIYNHFGGRPGLIDAVITELVAGELYPAMEAARAEPDPWLRIAGWVEARRDLQYREPAFTDAMMGNYPEATSLATLASAVTAFTTRIVKDGHDAGVLRRDLTASDLFWADVGNGLALREMRIPTRRDYNRRTRQFIDGLRLRG is encoded by the coding sequence GTGAGTGACGGCGACAAGCCGCGTGAGGCACTGCGAGCGGATGCGGCACGCAACGTCGGGCTGATCCGCGAGGCCGCACTGGGTGCCTTCCGCGGCCGCGGCCTGGACACCCCCCTCGCTCAGATCGCAGCCGCGGCGGGGGTGAGCAAGGCCACCATCTACAACCATTTCGGGGGGCGGCCCGGTCTTATCGATGCGGTGATCACCGAATTGGTCGCCGGTGAGCTCTACCCGGCCATGGAGGCTGCGCGCGCTGAACCTGACCCCTGGCTACGCATAGCCGGTTGGGTCGAGGCCCGACGAGACCTGCAGTACCGCGAACCAGCCTTCACCGACGCGATGATGGGGAACTACCCCGAGGCGACGTCGCTGGCCACGCTTGCCAGTGCCGTCACCGCGTTCACGACCCGCATCGTGAAAGACGGCCATGATGCCGGCGTTCTACGCCGTGACCTCACCGCGAGCGACCTGTTCTGGGCCGATGTCGGCAACGGGCTCGCCCTGCGCGAGATGCGCATACCCACACGCCGGGACTACAACCGTCGGACACGCCAGTTCATTGATGGCCTCCGCCTGCGCGGATAG
- a CDS encoding zeta toxin family protein yields MSKRPKYESIPDAVVADHIRFEVILESIAREIGYYVHLADAVDHESTDAQRYMDAIDGLEQMRRNLSCDSPVALAVIEGVLRVAGFARQSDAPSGVADPGLSAPHSVELTDDQNGERFERIIFPSLYRHVHPVDSPTVQFFAAQPGAGKSVIQSRVRDQLVARDGSNSVMTIGTDVYRPYHPAYCLLIQEDTEKMASLTNPDTRKWMDCAIAYAQRLRSHVLLNTAFKNPEKVQALARRYRTKGFDTHFHLIAVNELVSRTRAIGLYLDRIALYGPERYVPPAADGAAYKQIPSILDSLVDSGQFSSITLYDLNGELLTTLGSSDAAAKLETLEILRKVSTAPVDPSPLIQQLEQWQRAASTRNLNCKALHADIEELIQRIGNQ; encoded by the coding sequence ATGAGTAAACGACCGAAATATGAATCGATCCCTGATGCAGTGGTTGCCGATCACATACGATTCGAGGTGATACTTGAATCAATTGCTCGAGAGATCGGCTATTACGTACATCTCGCTGATGCCGTTGATCACGAATCCACTGATGCCCAGAGGTACATGGATGCTATTGATGGCCTTGAGCAGATGCGACGAAATCTCAGCTGCGATAGCCCTGTGGCGTTGGCAGTGATCGAAGGAGTGCTGCGGGTTGCGGGCTTCGCGCGTCAATCGGACGCTCCGAGTGGCGTGGCCGACCCGGGACTATCAGCTCCGCATTCAGTGGAACTGACAGACGACCAAAATGGAGAGCGCTTTGAAAGGATCATCTTCCCGAGTCTGTACAGACACGTCCACCCCGTCGACTCACCAACAGTTCAGTTCTTCGCCGCACAGCCTGGCGCCGGGAAGTCTGTTATCCAAAGCCGTGTTCGTGACCAGCTAGTGGCACGCGACGGAAGCAACTCAGTGATGACGATTGGAACCGATGTATATCGCCCATACCACCCAGCGTATTGCCTCCTGATTCAGGAAGACACTGAAAAAATGGCGTCGCTCACCAACCCTGACACGCGAAAATGGATGGACTGCGCCATTGCATACGCCCAGCGCCTTCGATCCCATGTGCTCCTCAACACGGCTTTCAAGAATCCGGAAAAAGTGCAAGCACTTGCCCGCCGATACCGCACCAAGGGATTTGATACGCACTTCCACCTGATCGCCGTAAACGAACTTGTCAGTCGAACTCGAGCCATTGGGTTATACCTTGACCGAATCGCTCTTTATGGCCCAGAACGCTATGTACCACCCGCCGCCGATGGCGCGGCATACAAACAGATCCCCAGCATACTCGACTCGCTGGTTGACTCTGGACAATTCTCCTCGATTACTCTCTATGATCTGAACGGAGAGTTACTCACGACCTTAGGATCTTCTGATGCCGCCGCTAAGCTCGAGACGCTAGAAATATTGCGTAAAGTGAGCACAGCACCAGTCGATCCGAGTCCACTAATCCAACAGCTCGAACAATGGCAAAGAGCAGCTTCCACTCGCAATTTGAACTGCAAGGCTCTACACGCCGATATCGAAGAACTCATTCAACGCATTGGAAACCAGTAG
- a CDS encoding RHS repeat protein, with amino-acid sequence MQPLVATMVRPASTMVLRNLATGGEDEVLDTYGYDAEGRQISDSETGSGLAPACTTTTYADNTTSWIRDDVAEVIHSAQACPAAGTAPTGISSDIRSYYDGSTTLGAVPGAGDETETDTAISSTHFAKVTTAYDSLGRQTSTTQYTSSTDTTGRTSSTAYTPSASGPVTQVVQKDPLGHTSTEVIDPGRYQVTSETDVAGHVTTATYDPLGRLTGVWKPGQTQGSTPATTSYAYQVSQSNPSTVTATTLVDPGTGSTSTTTNVTLYDSYGEVIQTQDSAVGSGAIVNDTAYDDAGRVSGNDNHFYITEAPSTTLQVPTTDGDAFIANRTVTSYDGAGRPTTVQLYDGNTLTSTTTTVYGGNATTVIPPTGGVEMTTITNPRGETTETDRWSSPPTFSGNTYSGGTAVRDTYTFNAAGEQTQMVTAAGTPQAATFTTSYDMAGRQTSSADPDSGTTTTSYDDAGDPVSITDAQGSTVAQTFDADGRLTGQYQGTTSGTQLTGLVYDTLQTGQQTSATRYVGGKAYTTAATGYDSAGRPTGTSVSLSVPGFASTYTSPETWTSTGLLKTATIPAAGSEAAETITYGYDSNGEPVTETGASPYVAATALDSDGKPLSVTMDQGADITYLGYTYNPQTLQVVGQKFDAGNTVLDDTTNSYDLAGNLTSSTDTQGVSGAASTTTCYNYDHLDELTQAWTSTDNCSADPSTAGNATVGGAAPFWESWTYDAGGSRTTQTAHQLPATATPVSGTNPLTPTTGDNVTTSAVGSTGHAHDLTGTTTTGPNAGSTSQTVNADGQVTARTTAGGSQTLTWDPLGFLASVTTPAGTTSYVNDASGSPLLETDPSGATTLYLGSEDVTVTGGAVSNVTRYYDIAGRQIAYRVGTVGPTYVDANTQGTTTTTYTPSGSGGTPAANTTRQYLDPYGNNLAATSASALVAPTLATNRSFLGAASNGDTGLISTGLRKYDPTTGTFMSVDPVRDPSAVDELNGYAYGGGNPVTNSDPTGARYPSSAENGPHSYGCGNSCWSESATARYDYWYDHTYLPELRWEYWQSQAALRRQEAEAAYDRRIAAEESWYKEMHAGWRAPTPAPHKSSGGGFWGFVTHHAGAILMTGAVVGLTVVNVVQGGADPLTDGLEAEAVADDASLIASEDADGEAATETAVPETTTLFRAVGQREADDIAASGGYRNAPGLEGKYFFRTSQQAEQYGQMMNKAPGFGAPNYLTSGSVPTSALSSAEGMEAGSEGPGLFFRGDLNQFFNVMNHGLIP; translated from the coding sequence ATGCAACCGCTGGTGGCGACGATGGTCCGGCCCGCCTCGACGATGGTGCTGCGGAACCTGGCCACTGGCGGGGAAGACGAAGTGCTGGACACCTACGGGTACGACGCCGAGGGTCGTCAGATCAGCGACTCTGAGACCGGGTCCGGTCTGGCGCCGGCGTGCACGACCACCACGTATGCGGACAACACGACCAGCTGGATCCGCGATGACGTTGCCGAAGTGATCCACTCCGCGCAGGCGTGCCCCGCAGCCGGGACCGCTCCGACCGGGATCTCGTCCGATATCCGCTCCTACTACGACGGGTCCACCACCCTCGGTGCCGTCCCCGGTGCGGGAGATGAGACCGAGACGGATACCGCGATCAGTAGCACCCATTTCGCGAAAGTCACCACTGCCTACGACTCGTTGGGTAGGCAGACCTCGACTACCCAGTACACCTCCTCCACCGACACGACCGGGCGTACCTCGAGCACGGCGTACACCCCGTCCGCGAGTGGACCCGTCACCCAAGTCGTGCAGAAGGACCCTTTGGGTCACACCAGTACGGAAGTTATTGATCCGGGCCGGTATCAGGTGACGTCCGAAACGGATGTGGCCGGGCATGTTACGACCGCAACCTATGACCCGCTGGGCCGGTTGACCGGCGTGTGGAAGCCCGGGCAAACCCAAGGCTCCACCCCTGCGACGACCAGTTACGCCTACCAAGTGTCCCAGAGCAACCCGTCGACAGTAACAGCCACGACCCTCGTCGATCCCGGCACCGGCAGCACGTCCACCACCACGAATGTCACCTTGTACGACTCTTACGGCGAGGTGATCCAAACCCAGGACAGCGCTGTCGGTTCTGGGGCGATCGTGAACGACACCGCCTACGACGACGCCGGACGGGTCTCCGGAAACGACAACCACTTCTACATCACCGAAGCACCGTCCACCACACTTCAGGTGCCCACGACCGATGGGGACGCGTTCATCGCGAACCGCACCGTCACCTCTTACGACGGTGCAGGTCGCCCGACCACGGTGCAGTTGTATGACGGGAACACCCTGACCTCGACGACGACCACGGTATATGGCGGGAACGCCACCACGGTGATCCCGCCCACCGGTGGTGTCGAAATGACCACGATCACCAACCCGCGCGGGGAAACCACCGAAACCGACCGGTGGTCCAGCCCACCCACGTTCTCCGGGAACACGTATTCGGGTGGGACCGCGGTGCGTGACACGTACACGTTCAACGCCGCGGGTGAGCAAACCCAGATGGTCACCGCTGCGGGCACACCGCAGGCGGCGACGTTTACGACCAGTTACGACATGGCCGGACGTCAGACCTCTAGTGCCGACCCGGACAGTGGCACGACAACCACGTCCTATGACGACGCCGGGGACCCCGTCAGCATCACCGACGCACAAGGATCAACTGTCGCGCAGACCTTCGACGCCGATGGGCGCCTCACTGGGCAATACCAGGGCACCACCTCCGGCACCCAGCTGACCGGTCTGGTGTATGACACGCTGCAGACCGGGCAGCAAACCTCCGCCACCCGCTACGTCGGCGGTAAGGCGTACACGACCGCCGCGACCGGGTACGACAGTGCGGGCCGCCCCACCGGGACATCTGTGTCGTTGTCGGTGCCGGGTTTCGCGTCCACGTACACCTCCCCGGAGACGTGGACCAGTACCGGTCTGTTGAAGACCGCGACCATCCCCGCAGCGGGATCCGAAGCAGCCGAGACCATCACCTACGGCTACGACAGCAACGGTGAGCCTGTCACCGAAACGGGTGCAAGCCCTTACGTGGCAGCGACCGCTTTGGACTCTGACGGCAAACCTCTCAGCGTCACCATGGATCAAGGCGCTGACATCACCTACCTGGGGTACACCTACAACCCGCAAACCCTGCAAGTGGTGGGGCAGAAATTCGACGCCGGAAACACCGTCCTGGACGACACCACCAACTCCTACGACCTCGCAGGAAACTTGACGTCCTCCACCGACACCCAAGGCGTGTCCGGAGCGGCCTCGACCACGACCTGTTACAACTACGACCACCTGGACGAGCTCACCCAGGCGTGGACGTCGACGGACAACTGCTCCGCGGACCCCTCCACCGCAGGCAACGCGACCGTGGGTGGGGCGGCACCGTTCTGGGAGTCTTGGACCTATGACGCGGGCGGATCGCGCACCACCCAAACCGCGCACCAACTCCCCGCGACCGCGACTCCGGTGTCCGGAACTAACCCGCTGACCCCGACCACGGGTGACAACGTGACCACCTCGGCGGTCGGGTCGACCGGTCACGCCCACGATCTGACCGGGACTACCACCACCGGCCCGAACGCAGGTTCCACTAGTCAGACCGTGAACGCGGACGGGCAGGTCACCGCGCGCACCACTGCAGGCGGGAGCCAGACTCTGACTTGGGACCCTCTGGGATTCCTGGCGTCGGTGACGACTCCTGCAGGCACGACCAGCTACGTCAATGACGCCAGCGGTAGCCCGCTATTGGAAACTGACCCGTCCGGTGCGACGACGTTGTACTTGGGTTCTGAGGATGTGACCGTCACCGGTGGTGCCGTCAGTAACGTCACCCGGTACTACGACATCGCTGGTCGGCAGATCGCCTACCGGGTCGGCACCGTGGGCCCCACCTACGTCGACGCCAACACTCAGGGCACCACGACCACCACATACACCCCCAGTGGGTCCGGTGGGACGCCGGCCGCGAATACGACTCGCCAGTACTTGGACCCGTACGGCAATAACCTTGCTGCGACATCGGCATCAGCCCTGGTCGCACCCACCCTGGCGACGAATCGGTCCTTCCTTGGTGCTGCCAGTAACGGTGACACCGGCCTGATCAGCACTGGCCTGCGCAAATATGACCCCACCACCGGCACCTTTATGTCTGTGGACCCCGTCCGAGACCCCTCAGCTGTGGATGAGCTCAACGGGTACGCCTACGGCGGTGGGAACCCCGTCACCAACAGTGACCCGACCGGTGCCCGGTACCCCTCCTCGGCAGAGAACGGGCCTCACTCCTACGGGTGCGGCAATTCCTGCTGGTCAGAAAGCGCCACCGCACGCTACGACTACTGGTACGACCACACCTACCTGCCCGAACTCCGCTGGGAATACTGGCAATCCCAAGCAGCGCTGCGTCGACAAGAAGCAGAAGCCGCCTACGATAGGCGCATCGCCGCCGAAGAATCCTGGTACAAGGAAATGCACGCCGGGTGGCGCGCACCCACCCCAGCACCCCACAAGAGTTCTGGAGGCGGCTTCTGGGGATTCGTCACCCACCACGCCGGCGCCATCCTCATGACCGGCGCCGTCGTCGGACTCACCGTCGTTAATGTCGTCCAAGGAGGAGCCGACCCCCTCACCGACGGACTCGAAGCAGAAGCCGTCGCCGACGACGCCTCCCTCATCGCTAGTGAAGACGCTGACGGGGAAGCTGCCACAGAAACCGCGGTGCCCGAGACGACGACATTGTTCCGCGCAGTTGGCCAGAGGGAAGCCGACGACATTGCAGCTTCAGGTGGCTATCGAAATGCGCCCGGATTGGAGGGCAAGTACTTCTTCCGAACGAGCCAACAGGCCGAACAATATGGACAGATGATGAATAAGGCGCCTGGCTTTGGTGCACCAAACTACCTAACGTCGGGTTCAGTTCCCACGAGCGCTCTCAGTTCGGCGGAGGGGATGGAAGCCGGGTCGGAGGGACCTGGGCTCTTCTTCAGAGGCGACCTCAACCAATTCTTCAACGTCATGAACCACGGGCTGATCCCATGA
- a CDS encoding SDR family NAD(P)-dependent oxidoreductase — protein MPKSIAVVGAGPGLGLAVARRHAREGYTVILIARRQDQLETLRAELADEGAKVHIIAADLSEEGAGVQLAEQIRGAMGTPDIVYYAPGVRGYIPVADLTSADLREVIGVALYALVDLVHEFLPDMISRGHGAILAATAPSAVIGMPQLSATAVLGAQRNYLQALQAAVTDEHVYVGRLYIGATISNSAFHTQQETARAAGQPVIDLPVVDSAELADLLWNMHTNQHTHEVTYPADLFDR, from the coding sequence ATGCCGAAATCCATTGCTGTCGTTGGTGCCGGGCCTGGGCTCGGGCTTGCTGTTGCCCGCCGCCACGCCCGTGAGGGCTACACCGTCATACTCATCGCTCGTCGTCAGGACCAACTCGAGACATTGCGGGCGGAGCTGGCGGACGAGGGAGCGAAGGTGCACATCATCGCTGCAGATCTATCCGAAGAAGGCGCCGGTGTTCAGCTGGCGGAACAGATCCGCGGTGCCATGGGCACTCCCGACATCGTGTACTACGCGCCCGGGGTCCGCGGATACATTCCCGTCGCCGATCTCACCTCGGCGGACCTGCGTGAAGTCATCGGGGTCGCTCTCTATGCGTTGGTCGATCTCGTCCACGAGTTCTTACCCGACATGATCAGCCGTGGGCACGGTGCCATCCTGGCCGCTACCGCGCCGAGTGCTGTGATCGGTATGCCGCAGCTGTCGGCCACCGCGGTCCTGGGCGCCCAACGCAACTACTTGCAGGCACTCCAGGCCGCAGTGACCGACGAACACGTGTATGTCGGACGGCTGTACATCGGTGCCACCATTTCGAACAGCGCATTTCACACACAGCAGGAAACGGCACGTGCGGCAGGTCAACCAGTCATCGACCTGCCGGTGGTCGACTCCGCCGAACTGGCGGACCTGCTCTGGAACATGCACACCAACCAGCACACCCACGAAGTCACCTACCCGGCGGATCTGTTCGACCGCTGA
- a CDS encoding DUF3024 domain-containing protein, protein MDDNIDQARPSDFREFAKTRSSVDALREWVARRNSASDARWFLLLQEGLGSIVLSENESGSSIPIARFPRTDGYWRLQWMRGSGKWVDYEPGKRYRTLATPMLLIQEDADGCFFG, encoded by the coding sequence ATGGATGACAACATCGATCAGGCTAGACCCTCGGACTTCCGCGAGTTTGCGAAAACTCGCAGCAGCGTTGACGCTCTCCGCGAATGGGTGGCTCGAAGAAATTCAGCGTCCGACGCTCGTTGGTTTCTTTTGCTCCAGGAAGGGCTAGGATCGATCGTGCTCAGCGAGAACGAATCTGGGTCTTCGATCCCGATTGCGCGCTTTCCTCGTACGGATGGCTATTGGCGCCTGCAGTGGATGCGCGGCTCTGGCAAATGGGTGGATTACGAGCCAGGGAAGCGATACCGCACCCTGGCGACCCCGATGCTGCTGATTCAGGAAGACGCGGACGGCTGCTTCTTCGGCTAA
- a CDS encoding carboxymuconolactone decarboxylase family protein, with product MSRIPLADVPSLNSVQRAQYERFPSNLTRTVLLLDERLGAQLPATANALRASDLDPAVREAVILRVAALHDSAYERLQHLGQAHATGWTDSDIENIETGNYQDMSDGVAAVLTFVDALVAGDDVPDPVFADARAVLSDRHVVTVIVLVGHYMTVARLTRVLRVELDDHPDNWTAEH from the coding sequence ATGTCACGCATTCCATTGGCCGACGTCCCATCGCTCAACTCGGTGCAGCGCGCTCAATATGAGCGATTCCCGTCCAACCTGACGCGCACGGTGCTGCTCCTCGACGAGCGCCTGGGCGCACAACTGCCGGCGACAGCGAACGCCCTGCGCGCCTCCGATCTCGACCCGGCCGTCCGCGAGGCCGTCATCCTGCGGGTGGCAGCACTGCACGACAGTGCCTACGAACGGCTCCAGCATCTCGGCCAGGCCCACGCCACCGGCTGGACCGACTCTGACATCGAGAACATCGAAACCGGCAACTACCAGGACATGTCCGATGGTGTGGCGGCGGTACTCACCTTCGTCGACGCGCTTGTTGCCGGCGACGATGTGCCAGATCCGGTGTTCGCTGACGCGCGCGCCGTCCTCAGTGACCGTCACGTCGTGACTGTCATCGTTCTCGTCGGGCACTACATGACCGTGGCCCGACTGACCCGCGTGCTTCGGGTGGAACTGGACGACCACCCAGACAACTGGACTGCTGAGCACTGA
- a CDS encoding IS110 family transposase — MVTTEAEHPHAMFAGIDWGGTHHQICVVDHTGTIQVQRRIEHTVTGFTEIDRLLDAFASRGVLRVSIERAEGILVEHLLDRGESVFCISPKISARARERYRVANTKSDAFDAFVLADTLRHEHVHWRPLSRPSALTAQIAALSRDRERVIVMQRAVESRLRAALEAYHPAPLHLFSSLDRDITLAFIRDYPTPAAAARVTEDRMRRFCARHGYTGRVEPAALCDRLRPHLLTATDGTITGKHTAALMLVDQLELLNTNIRTYNAMLTPLVSAHPDGPVFTSFPGIATVIAATMIGEMGDDRARFPTAATLLAEAGLAPVTRASGRTRQVRFRYAANKRLRHSIDWWMTVAAREDPWSGDVYEHARNAGQGRYRAYRGLGARWTRILWRAWTDHEPFDPTRVHHQAPAA, encoded by the coding sequence ATGGTCACCACCGAAGCAGAACATCCGCACGCGATGTTCGCCGGCATCGATTGGGGCGGCACCCACCACCAGATCTGCGTCGTCGACCACACGGGCACGATCCAGGTCCAACGAAGAATCGAACACACGGTAACCGGGTTCACCGAAATCGACCGGCTTCTGGACGCTTTCGCATCTCGAGGAGTCCTACGGGTATCCATCGAACGGGCCGAGGGAATCCTGGTCGAGCACCTCCTTGACCGTGGTGAGAGCGTGTTTTGCATCTCGCCGAAGATCTCCGCTCGGGCCCGGGAACGATACCGGGTTGCCAACACCAAATCCGACGCCTTCGACGCGTTCGTCCTGGCCGACACCCTGCGCCATGAACACGTGCACTGGCGGCCCCTGAGCCGGCCATCCGCGCTGACCGCTCAGATCGCAGCGTTGTCCCGGGACCGAGAACGAGTCATCGTGATGCAACGCGCCGTGGAGTCACGGCTCCGCGCCGCGTTGGAGGCCTACCACCCCGCGCCGTTGCACCTGTTCTCTTCCCTGGACCGCGACATCACCCTGGCGTTCATCCGCGACTACCCCACCCCCGCGGCAGCCGCCCGGGTCACCGAAGACCGGATGCGACGATTCTGCGCCCGACACGGCTACACCGGCCGCGTCGAGCCAGCAGCCCTGTGCGACCGGTTACGTCCGCACCTACTCACCGCAACTGACGGCACGATCACGGGAAAGCACACGGCAGCCTTGATGCTGGTCGATCAACTCGAACTGCTCAACACCAACATCCGCACGTACAACGCGATGTTGACCCCGCTGGTCAGCGCACACCCTGACGGGCCAGTCTTCACCAGCTTCCCCGGCATCGCCACCGTGATCGCCGCGACCATGATCGGGGAAATGGGCGACGACAGAGCCCGATTCCCCACCGCCGCAACCCTGCTGGCCGAAGCAGGCCTGGCCCCGGTCACCCGCGCATCCGGACGCACCCGCCAAGTCCGCTTCCGGTACGCCGCGAACAAACGACTACGGCATAGCATCGACTGGTGGATGACCGTCGCCGCCCGCGAAGACCCCTGGTCAGGCGACGTCTATGAACACGCCCGCAACGCAGGCCAGGGCCGCTACCGCGCCTACCGCGGCCTGGGCGCACGCTGGACCCGGATCCTGTGGCGCGCTTGGACCGACCACGAACCGTTCGACCCCACCCGCGTCCACCACCAAGCACCCGCGGCATAA